One window of the Labilibaculum sp. genome contains the following:
- the dinB gene encoding DNA polymerase IV has product MEEEYRKIIHVDMDAFFASVEQKDNPELRNKPIAVGGSGDRGVVAAASYEARKFGVCSAMPSSIAKRRCPNLIFVKGRHDRYKEVSKQIMSIFHEFTDLVEPISIDEAFLDVTHNKKNLPSASLIAKEIKERIKEVTGLTASAGISVNKFLAKIASDYQKPDGLFVIPPKDVEQFIEQLSIDKFFGVGKVTADKMHQLGIFRGKDLKERSLAELTRVFGKAGVYYFQIAQGIDNRPVNPNRVRKSVSTEHTFHADLSNKDLIRKDMIATAEDLLRRLKKSGFRGRTLSLKVKYSSFEQVTRSKTILQELNRLDQILNLANELLNQIELKESIRLLGLTVSNQINFSEPQQLTLDF; this is encoded by the coding sequence ATGGAAGAGGAATATCGCAAAATAATTCACGTTGATATGGATGCTTTTTTTGCCTCGGTAGAGCAGAAGGATAATCCCGAACTTCGAAACAAACCAATTGCGGTTGGGGGATCCGGAGACAGGGGAGTTGTTGCTGCTGCCAGTTACGAAGCGAGAAAATTCGGTGTGTGTTCTGCAATGCCTTCTTCTATCGCGAAAAGGAGATGCCCAAATTTGATTTTTGTAAAGGGCAGGCATGACCGATACAAAGAAGTTTCGAAGCAAATTATGAGTATTTTTCATGAATTCACCGATTTGGTAGAGCCTATTTCTATTGATGAAGCTTTTTTAGATGTTACTCACAACAAGAAAAATCTGCCTTCTGCGAGTTTGATTGCCAAAGAGATTAAGGAAAGAATTAAGGAGGTGACTGGTTTAACGGCTTCGGCAGGAATATCAGTAAATAAGTTTTTGGCTAAAATTGCTTCCGATTATCAAAAGCCTGATGGTTTATTTGTTATTCCTCCTAAAGATGTTGAGCAGTTTATTGAGCAGTTATCAATTGATAAGTTTTTTGGAGTTGGAAAGGTTACTGCTGATAAAATGCATCAGTTGGGTATATTCAGAGGGAAAGATTTGAAGGAGAGAAGCCTTGCCGAATTGACTCGTGTGTTTGGAAAAGCCGGAGTTTACTACTTTCAAATAGCACAAGGGATTGATAACCGTCCGGTGAATCCCAACCGGGTTCGTAAATCGGTGAGTACTGAGCATACATTTCATGCCGATTTATCGAATAAAGATTTGATCAGAAAAGACATGATTGCAACTGCAGAAGATTTGCTGCGCCGATTAAAGAAGAGTGGTTTTAGAGGAAGGACTTTAAGTTTAAAAGTGAAATACAGTAGTTTTGAACAGGTAACAAGAAGTAAAACCATTCTGCAGGAATTGAATCGGTTGGATCAAATTCTTAATCTGGCAAACGAATTGTTAAACCAAATTGAACTGAAAGAAAGCATTCGACTGCTGGGTTTAACTGTTTCCAATCAAATCAATTTTTCTGAACCTCAGCAATTAACCTTAGATTTTTGA
- a CDS encoding 5'-nucleotidase, translated as MKLYFNNSIRILFLLLIFSGCSVSSKINMPDHQQNYTIDSVMDSYSQKDTAFVHVIEGFKSQLDGEMNAVISISEEEMIVGKPESKLSNYIADAMLAIGKEYCAENQLSHSVDLSIMNQGGIRTGMPKGEITTGRIFEMLPFKNKLVIVGMKGHDLMKLLNQVAGFGGEGISGVKMGIKDKQAVDVLVNGISVDLEKTYHILSIDYLVNGGGGLSAFENRETFRHMHKKLRAEVIRYISEKDKKGEHISAKLDGRIYHVE; from the coding sequence ATGAAATTATATTTTAATAACTCAATTAGGATACTATTCTTACTGCTGATCTTTTCAGGTTGTTCTGTAAGCAGTAAGATTAATATGCCTGATCATCAACAGAATTACACGATTGATTCGGTAATGGATTCTTATTCGCAAAAGGATACTGCTTTCGTGCACGTAATTGAGGGCTTTAAATCTCAGCTCGACGGCGAAATGAATGCGGTTATTTCTATTTCTGAAGAAGAAATGATTGTTGGCAAGCCGGAGAGTAAATTGTCTAATTATATTGCCGATGCCATGCTTGCTATCGGGAAAGAATACTGTGCGGAAAATCAATTGTCTCACTCTGTTGATTTGTCAATAATGAATCAGGGGGGAATTCGAACAGGTATGCCTAAAGGGGAAATAACAACCGGACGGATTTTTGAAATGCTGCCTTTTAAAAATAAATTGGTGATTGTTGGAATGAAAGGGCACGACTTAATGAAACTTTTAAATCAGGTTGCCGGATTTGGTGGTGAAGGCATTAGCGGTGTGAAAATGGGAATCAAGGATAAACAAGCGGTTGATGTTCTTGTTAATGGAATATCAGTTGATTTGGAAAAGACATATCACATTTTATCAATAGATTATTTGGTGAATGGCGGAGGCGGTTTGTCTGCTTTTGAAAACAGAGAAACCTTCAGGCATATGCATAAAAAATTACGTGCAGAGGTAATCAGATACATTAGTGAAAAAGATAAAAAAGGAGAACATATTTCCGCGAAATTAGATGGGAGGATTTACCATGTGGAATAG
- a CDS encoding metallophosphatase: protein MKNISVAGLFLGTGIVPKLVAAKKNGLQKITVLHTNDLHSRIEPFPKGDPEFGGLGGFARIHALVQKIRKEEELVLLFDAGDVFQGTPYFNFFKGEAEFKLMSKIGYDAGTLGNHEFDNGIDGLSSRLKHLNFPLLNANYDFSETELDGQIPAYKIIDKGDFRIGVFGLGVNLDGYVEPKNRGSISYVDPVDVTEKMVRILKDENACDLVICLSHLGLKNDLGFDCDVNLARKTRGVDLIVGGHTHTLLETPERILNLDGEEVLVNQVGWAGIALGRIDFYIDKRNRTKLASSKLLSVNDELV from the coding sequence TTGAAAAACATCAGTGTGGCAGGTTTGTTTTTAGGAACAGGAATTGTTCCCAAGCTAGTTGCTGCCAAGAAGAACGGATTGCAGAAAATAACGGTTCTTCATACCAACGATCTGCACAGCCGTATTGAACCTTTTCCAAAGGGCGATCCTGAATTTGGTGGCTTGGGAGGTTTTGCAAGAATTCATGCATTGGTTCAAAAAATCAGAAAAGAAGAAGAATTGGTTTTGTTATTTGATGCGGGAGATGTATTTCAGGGGACACCATACTTTAACTTTTTTAAAGGCGAGGCTGAATTTAAATTGATGTCGAAAATTGGTTACGACGCCGGAACTTTAGGTAACCATGAGTTTGATAATGGTATTGATGGACTTTCAAGTCGGTTGAAGCACCTTAATTTTCCATTGCTAAATGCGAACTATGATTTTTCTGAAACCGAATTGGATGGTCAAATCCCAGCTTATAAAATAATTGATAAAGGAGATTTTAGGATTGGTGTTTTTGGTCTGGGAGTAAATTTAGACGGTTATGTGGAGCCAAAAAACAGAGGCTCTATCTCTTATGTTGATCCTGTTGATGTTACCGAGAAAATGGTTCGTATTTTAAAGGATGAAAATGCATGCGATTTGGTTATTTGTCTTTCTCATTTAGGATTAAAGAATGATTTGGGTTTTGATTGTGATGTTAATTTAGCCAGAAAAACCCGAGGTGTTGATTTGATTGTAGGAGGACATACGCATACCCTATTGGAAACACCGGAACGGATTCTGAATTTGGATGGTGAAGAGGTTCTGGTTAATCAAGTTGGATGGGCCGGTATTGCATTGGGAAGAATTGATTTTTACATTGACAAGAGAAACAGAACCAAATTGGCATCTTCAAAACTTCTTTCTGTTAATGATGAATTGGTTTAA
- a CDS encoding cation diffusion facilitator family transporter gives MKNSKFKLDKSNWASVEGWLSIIGNILLFGLKYWAGLATGSIAIIADAWHTLSDSLSSVIVIVGAKISKKPADEDHPFGHGRADLISAFIIGILLLLVAFDFIIESYNTLQSQESSEFGSIAIVVMIVSVVTKELLAQFAYYGAKKTNSKVLKADAWHHRSDAISSLVILVGIFLGPYFWWIDGALGMIVALLIGHAAYEIISDSIHSLLGESPSDTIIKELKQTIEKVSLYKLEPHHFHLHVYGDHTELTFHILLPQDMPIKKAHDIATVLEAAILEKYGYVSTIHIEPHLD, from the coding sequence TTGAAAAATTCCAAGTTTAAATTAGATAAATCGAATTGGGCTTCGGTAGAAGGCTGGCTTTCAATAATCGGGAATATATTGCTTTTTGGATTAAAGTACTGGGCTGGATTGGCCACGGGTTCCATTGCAATTATTGCTGATGCATGGCATACTTTGTCCGATAGCTTAAGTTCCGTAATTGTAATTGTTGGCGCTAAGATCTCGAAGAAGCCGGCGGATGAGGATCATCCCTTTGGTCATGGACGCGCCGATTTAATTAGTGCCTTTATTATAGGAATCTTATTGCTCTTGGTGGCGTTCGATTTTATTATTGAATCCTATAACACCCTGCAAAGTCAGGAATCGTCGGAATTTGGAAGCATTGCTATTGTTGTTATGATCGTGTCGGTGGTGACAAAGGAATTGTTGGCTCAATTTGCCTATTACGGAGCTAAAAAAACAAATTCCAAAGTGTTAAAAGCTGATGCATGGCACCATAGAAGCGATGCAATATCTTCTTTGGTTATTTTGGTTGGAATATTTTTAGGTCCTTATTTTTGGTGGATTGACGGAGCTTTGGGAATGATAGTTGCTTTATTAATTGGACACGCAGCGTACGAAATTATTAGTGATTCTATTCATTCTTTATTGGGAGAAAGCCCTTCCGATACAATTATCAAGGAACTAAAACAGACCATTGAGAAAGTGTCTTTGTACAAATTAGAACCCCATCATTTTCATCTTCATGTATATGGGGATCATACAGAACTAACCTTTCACATATTGCTTCCACAGGATATGCCTATAAAAAAGGCTCACGATATTGCAACGGTGCTGGAAGCAGCTATTCTTGAAAAGTATGGTTATGTATCGACAATTCATATCGAACCGCATTTGGATTAA
- a CDS encoding helix-turn-helix domain-containing protein has translation MTKKKYEMPVNLNDIIVNRMKEKYISNTELARLLQMHHSSVLFMLKNPGMQIRRLWTICEAVDLNVFRYLANEIGINDPEDSTVIERDIEIQKLKKEIEDLKKERDLLKEVIGLRGR, from the coding sequence ATGACTAAAAAGAAATATGAAATGCCCGTGAACCTTAACGACATAATCGTTAATCGAATGAAAGAGAAATACATTAGCAATACAGAGTTGGCCCGCCTGTTGCAAATGCATCATTCGTCGGTGCTCTTTATGCTTAAAAACCCAGGCATGCAAATTCGACGCCTATGGACCATCTGTGAAGCTGTTGATTTAAACGTATTTCGTTATTTAGCCAACGAAATTGGAATTAATGACCCGGAAGATTCAACTGTTATTGAGCGTGATATTGAAATTCAGAAACTAAAAAAAGAAATTGAGGATTTAAAAAAAGAACGTGATTTACTGAAAGAAGTAATTGGACTGAGGGGCAGGTGA
- a CDS encoding DMT family transporter produces MDLTGISSNYKGVLYAMVTALLWGFLPIFLKVSLKDLDSISIVWFRFTFAFSILFIYYLIIDKKQLNIIKRPPFILIVAALALGVNYLGFMQGINYTSPSNAQITMQTAPILLALVGVFLFKEKLNSKQLLGFGIAGLGLFLFYRNQLQAFIQDTEAFNTGFFWIELGAMMWVLYASLQKKLVQKHPAQLLNMVLYGIPAILYAPFVNFTAFSNLDFSSWMIVIFLGMNTLVAYGCLALAFKYTEAYKVSIIVTVNPIITLTSMAVLSSMNVAWIKTDSLSIYSMLGAVLVIGGAITAVFFSRKNKKALIESDLAIDNQK; encoded by the coding sequence ATGGATCTAACGGGGATTTCAAGCAATTACAAAGGTGTTTTATACGCCATGGTCACAGCCCTTTTATGGGGATTCCTCCCAATCTTCCTAAAAGTTAGCTTAAAAGATCTGGATTCTATTTCAATAGTATGGTTTCGTTTTACTTTTGCCTTTTCCATTCTGTTTATTTACTATTTAATAATCGACAAAAAGCAATTAAACATTATTAAACGACCTCCTTTCATCTTGATCGTTGCAGCACTTGCATTGGGTGTAAATTACCTGGGATTTATGCAGGGAATTAACTACACCAGTCCGAGCAATGCACAGATTACAATGCAAACAGCTCCAATCTTACTGGCTTTAGTTGGTGTTTTCCTTTTCAAAGAGAAATTAAACAGCAAACAATTACTTGGATTTGGAATTGCAGGATTGGGTTTATTTCTCTTTTACAGAAATCAGCTGCAAGCCTTTATTCAAGATACCGAAGCATTTAATACTGGATTTTTTTGGATAGAATTAGGAGCCATGATGTGGGTTTTGTATGCTTCTTTGCAAAAAAAACTGGTGCAAAAACACCCTGCTCAATTGCTGAATATGGTTCTTTACGGAATACCTGCTATTCTCTACGCTCCTTTTGTTAATTTTACAGCCTTCTCAAATCTTGATTTTTCCTCTTGGATGATCGTGATTTTCCTCGGGATGAATACTCTTGTAGCCTACGGTTGTCTGGCATTGGCTTTTAAATATACCGAAGCCTATAAAGTAAGTATAATTGTGACCGTTAACCCAATCATCACATTAACAAGCATGGCTGTTTTATCCTCTATGAATGTAGCATGGATAAAAACAGATAGTTTAAGCATCTACTCAATGCTTGGTGCAGTATTAGTGATTGGCGGCGCAATTACGGCAGTTTTCTTTTCGAGAAAAAACAAAAAAGCACTGATTGAAAGCGATCTTGCAATTGATAATCAGAAATAA
- a CDS encoding LexA family transcriptional regulator: protein MENLNKNLKHLRLRKRLSQGRLSNRIGIGASSISAYEKKRSTPKITTLMKYSKFFKRNLDELVNGDICKLDQEKTQITKGDKLRILPILVDAQNEEMISLVPVKAAAGYLNGYSDAEFIRELPNFRMPFAELSENKTYRAFQIEGDSMLPIPSGAYIICEYIQDWELIKDDSCCIVLTSDDGIVYKRVKKDFKNNQLLLNSDNPEYLSFEVSLNQILEVWKSLGFVSFRLPESPKINRK, encoded by the coding sequence ATGGAAAACTTAAATAAAAATCTTAAACATTTACGCCTGCGCAAAAGATTATCGCAAGGCAGATTATCGAACAGAATTGGCATAGGAGCCTCATCAATCAGTGCATACGAAAAAAAACGAAGCACGCCTAAAATTACTACATTGATGAAATATTCGAAATTCTTCAAACGTAATTTAGACGAACTGGTGAACGGGGACATCTGCAAATTGGATCAGGAAAAAACGCAAATTACCAAGGGAGACAAACTAAGAATATTACCCATTTTAGTGGATGCCCAAAATGAGGAAATGATCAGTCTGGTTCCCGTAAAGGCTGCCGCGGGTTACCTTAACGGATATTCTGATGCTGAATTTATTCGTGAACTTCCAAATTTCAGAATGCCATTTGCCGAGCTTTCGGAAAACAAAACCTACCGGGCTTTTCAGATTGAAGGAGACAGCATGCTTCCAATTCCTTCCGGTGCTTATATCATTTGTGAATACATTCAGGACTGGGAACTAATAAAAGATGACAGCTGCTGCATTGTATTGACTTCCGACGACGGAATTGTATACAAAAGAGTAAAGAAGGATTTTAAAAACAATCAATTGTTACTCAATTCGGATAACCCGGAATATTTATCTTTTGAGGTAAGCCTAAATCAAATATTAGAGGTATGGAAGTCCTTAGGATTTGTAAGTTTTAGATTACCTGAATCACCAAAAATCAATCGAAAGTAA
- a CDS encoding aldehyde dehydrogenase family protein → MNTIKVNSPFDGSLIQEIPMLNEHQVEEKLAKAHALFQDRSRWLKPYERIAILEKTKAIMQTRVEELTKIAASEGGKPYQDSKVEVLRAINGVQLAIEHIGQLKGEQIPMGTTAASINRWAFTLREPIGVVLSISAFNHPLNLAVHQIIPAFAVGTPVIIKPATSTPLSAIELVKIMKEAGLPEDWAQVVICNRQNAENMVKDSRINYLSFIGSAEVGWNLRSKLSPGTRCALEHGGSAPVIVEADADLLQTVPALAKGGFYHAGQVCVSVQRVYVHENIIEEFTAQLVAKANALHVGDPMDPKTEVGPLIQTYEVDRVEQWVNEAVAEGAKIMCGGKRISDTCYQPTVLLNPDSESKVSQYEVFGPVVCVYAYSKLQDAVNRANSLPLAFQSAIFTSNLDVAMDAVNQLNASAVMVNDHTAFRVDWMPFGGRDTSGIGMGGIPYSMHEMTREKLMVIKSKVL, encoded by the coding sequence ATGAACACAATAAAAGTAAATTCTCCGTTTGATGGCAGTTTAATACAGGAAATTCCTATGCTCAATGAGCATCAGGTGGAAGAAAAGTTAGCCAAAGCACATGCCTTGTTTCAGGACCGGTCCCGCTGGCTGAAACCCTACGAGCGCATTGCCATACTTGAAAAAACAAAAGCCATTATGCAGACGCGGGTCGAAGAACTCACAAAAATTGCAGCTTCCGAAGGAGGAAAGCCTTATCAGGACAGTAAAGTAGAAGTGCTTCGTGCAATTAATGGTGTGCAATTGGCCATTGAACACATTGGTCAGTTAAAAGGAGAGCAAATTCCTATGGGAACTACAGCGGCTTCAATAAACAGATGGGCATTTACCTTGCGCGAACCAATTGGTGTCGTTCTCAGCATAAGCGCTTTTAATCATCCGTTAAATCTGGCAGTGCATCAAATAATTCCGGCTTTTGCCGTTGGCACACCCGTTATCATCAAGCCGGCAACATCAACGCCGTTGTCGGCAATCGAGTTGGTGAAAATTATGAAGGAAGCCGGATTGCCAGAGGATTGGGCACAGGTGGTTATTTGCAATCGCCAAAATGCCGAAAACATGGTGAAAGATTCACGGATTAACTACCTTTCATTCATAGGTTCTGCCGAGGTGGGATGGAATCTGCGGTCCAAGCTGTCGCCGGGAACCCGATGTGCATTGGAGCACGGAGGTTCTGCACCGGTAATTGTCGAGGCAGATGCTGATCTTTTGCAAACCGTTCCCGCATTGGCAAAAGGAGGATTCTATCATGCCGGTCAGGTCTGTGTATCCGTTCAGCGGGTATATGTTCACGAAAATATTATCGAAGAATTTACTGCTCAACTGGTCGCAAAAGCCAATGCTTTACATGTTGGAGATCCTATGGATCCTAAAACAGAAGTGGGACCGCTGATTCAGACTTACGAAGTCGATCGGGTAGAGCAATGGGTAAACGAAGCCGTTGCCGAAGGCGCGAAAATAATGTGCGGGGGCAAACGGATTTCTGATACCTGTTATCAGCCAACAGTTCTTCTGAATCCTGATTCGGAATCGAAAGTTTCTCAGTACGAGGTGTTTGGTCCGGTGGTTTGTGTTTATGCTTATTCCAAATTGCAGGATGCCGTTAATCGCGCAAATTCATTGCCTTTGGCCTTTCAGTCAGCCATTTTCACTTCTAATTTAGATGTGGCTATGGATGCAGTCAATCAACTGAATGCATCGGCAGTAATGGTAAACGATCATACCGCTTTTCGTGTCGATTGGATGCCTTTTGGCGGACGCGATACATCAGGAATCGGCATGGGAGGCATTCCGTATTCCATGCACGAAATGACCCGCGAAAAACTCATGGTGATTAAATCGAAAGTATTGTAA
- a CDS encoding pirin family protein: MDKVFHEAGTRGSSQLDWLDSKHSFSFADYYCPERIHFGALRVLNDDVVKAGMGFGTHSHQNMEIISIPLKGALKHKDSAGHSELIKVNDVQVMTAGKGIMHSEYNASETEEVHFLQVWIIPEKEGLEPSYDQRSFPEVNENGELQLLVAPKSSQHNALKINQNAYVFRAKVASGNTLEYTISGNANGVYVFVLNGELTVDGEVLRPRDGVGVNGVHSLEIIGIVNSDFLIFEVPMH; the protein is encoded by the coding sequence ATGGATAAGGTATTTCACGAAGCAGGAACAAGAGGAAGTAGTCAATTGGATTGGTTGGATAGCAAGCACAGTTTTAGTTTTGCTGATTATTACTGTCCGGAGCGAATCCATTTTGGAGCGTTAAGAGTGCTTAATGATGATGTTGTTAAAGCAGGAATGGGTTTTGGAACTCACTCGCATCAAAATATGGAAATCATTTCAATTCCATTAAAAGGAGCATTAAAGCATAAAGATAGTGCAGGACATTCCGAATTAATTAAAGTGAATGATGTTCAGGTAATGACAGCAGGAAAAGGGATTATGCATTCTGAATACAATGCATCTGAAACCGAAGAAGTACATTTTCTTCAGGTTTGGATCATTCCTGAAAAAGAAGGACTGGAACCAAGTTACGATCAACGATCATTTCCGGAAGTAAATGAGAATGGTGAATTGCAACTGCTTGTTGCTCCAAAATCATCACAACATAATGCTTTAAAAATTAATCAGAATGCATATGTGTTCCGGGCAAAAGTAGCTAGTGGAAATACACTCGAATATACAATAAGCGGTAACGCAAACGGAGTTTATGTTTTTGTTCTTAACGGAGAGCTGACAGTTGATGGAGAAGTTCTTCGGCCGCGGGATGGTGTAGGCGTGAACGGAGTTCATTCACTGGAGATTATAGGAATTGTTAATTCAGATTTTTTGATTTTTGAAGTGCCAATGCATTAA
- a CDS encoding LacI family DNA-binding transcriptional regulator has protein sequence MANRPVTIKDIAEKLSISVSTVSRALKNNPEISLTTREAVQKLAKELKYQPNPLAVALKTQKSNTIGVVVPQIVSSFYATVVKGIEQIADEHNYQVFVSSSNERIEKEEKNVNGFLNMRMDGIILSLTRATTTYDHIHKIQDMGVPMVLFDRTSKELEVSKVVADDAAAAHTAVTHLINGGAKRVAFMTGPEFMLFGTNRLRGYKKALEDKNIPLDETLISRCDFTVEDAKSLALDLLSRANRPDAIFAINDDMAIGAIAAAKELGLKIPNDLAVVGFSNSRRSRYMEPSVSTMDQNPKEVGREAARLLFEQMEKTPDAKAIKEVVVHADLIVRTSSDR, from the coding sequence ATGGCAAACAGACCTGTAACCATTAAAGACATAGCTGAAAAACTAAGTATTTCAGTTTCCACTGTCTCACGTGCTCTTAAAAACAATCCCGAAATTAGCTTAACAACCAGAGAAGCAGTTCAGAAATTGGCAAAGGAATTAAAGTACCAGCCAAATCCATTAGCTGTTGCTTTAAAAACACAAAAGTCGAATACTATTGGTGTTGTTGTTCCGCAAATTGTTAGTTCGTTTTATGCTACTGTTGTAAAAGGAATTGAGCAGATTGCTGATGAGCACAACTATCAGGTTTTTGTTAGTTCTTCAAATGAAAGAATCGAAAAGGAAGAGAAAAATGTAAATGGGTTCCTGAACATGAGAATGGATGGAATTATTCTATCACTTACCCGTGCAACAACTACATACGATCATATTCATAAAATACAGGATATGGGAGTGCCAATGGTTCTTTTCGATAGAACATCTAAAGAATTAGAGGTTTCTAAAGTTGTTGCTGATGATGCTGCGGCAGCTCATACTGCAGTAACTCATTTGATTAATGGTGGAGCTAAAAGAGTTGCATTCATGACCGGACCTGAGTTCATGTTGTTTGGAACAAACAGACTAAGAGGTTATAAAAAAGCCTTGGAAGACAAAAATATCCCTCTTGATGAAACATTAATTTCCCGATGTGATTTTACTGTGGAAGATGCGAAAAGCCTGGCATTGGATTTATTGTCCAGAGCCAATCGTCCGGATGCTATTTTTGCTATAAATGATGATATGGCAATTGGAGCAATTGCAGCCGCAAAAGAGTTAGGCCTTAAAATTCCTAATGATCTTGCAGTAGTAGGATTTTCAAATAGTCGCAGATCGCGTTATATGGAACCTTCAGTTTCTACAATGGATCAGAATCCAAAAGAGGTTGGTCGGGAAGCCGCAAGATTACTGTTTGAACAAATGGAAAAAACACCTGATGCCAAAGCAATAAAAGAAGTTGTTGTTCATGCTGATTTGATTGTTAGAACATCAAGTGACAGATAA
- the rlmN gene encoding 23S rRNA (adenine(2503)-C(2))-methyltransferase RlmN: protein MAKDTLLGKTLEELIQIVTELKLPKFTAKQIADWLYKKDITSIEEMSNLSLKTRTALQENYDLGITASTKVQVSVDGTKKYLYPTAHAHKFIETAYIPDQKRNTLCVSSQVGCKMGCLFCMTGKQGFQGQLTSGEIINQIRSLPERENLSNIVYMGMGEPLDNVPELMKSLEILTSDYGMAMSPRRITVSTIGIIPGMIEFLNHSECHLAVSLHTPFEDERKRLMPVQNVYPIKDVLKIIRDFDFGLQRRISFEYIMFKGINDTPRHVKELCRILDGIKCRINLIRFHPIPDTPLDGSDDATMEDFKEQLTKKGITTTIRKSRGLDIFAACGLLSTKELIKRQEEDF from the coding sequence ATGGCTAAAGATACCCTTTTAGGAAAAACACTTGAAGAACTGATTCAAATTGTTACTGAATTAAAACTTCCAAAATTTACAGCTAAGCAAATTGCCGACTGGTTGTACAAAAAAGACATTACCAGTATTGAAGAAATGTCGAACCTTTCGTTGAAGACAAGAACTGCTTTACAGGAAAATTACGATCTCGGTATTACTGCATCAACCAAAGTACAGGTTTCGGTTGATGGTACAAAAAAATACCTTTATCCAACTGCTCATGCCCACAAATTTATAGAAACTGCTTACATTCCAGATCAGAAACGAAATACACTTTGTGTTTCTTCTCAAGTTGGCTGCAAAATGGGTTGTTTGTTCTGCATGACAGGCAAACAAGGTTTTCAGGGACAATTAACGAGTGGCGAAATCATCAATCAAATAAGAAGTTTGCCCGAAAGAGAAAATCTAAGCAATATTGTTTATATGGGAATGGGAGAACCTTTGGATAATGTTCCTGAACTCATGAAATCCTTAGAGATCCTAACCTCGGATTATGGAATGGCGATGAGTCCAAGAAGAATCACCGTATCTACAATTGGGATAATTCCAGGGATGATTGAATTTCTTAACCATAGCGAATGTCATTTGGCTGTTAGTCTGCATACTCCTTTCGAAGATGAAAGAAAAAGATTGATGCCGGTTCAAAATGTATATCCAATAAAAGATGTATTGAAAATAATTCGTGATTTTGATTTTGGCCTTCAGCGCAGAATTTCTTTTGAATACATCATGTTTAAAGGAATTAACGATACGCCACGTCATGTAAAAGAGCTTTGCCGGATTTTGGATGGGATTAAATGCAGAATCAATTTGATTCGTTTTCATCCAATTCCAGATACTCCGCTTGACGGATCTGATGATGCAACAATGGAAGATTTTAAGGAGCAGTTAACGAAAAAAGGAATTACCACAACGATCAGAAAATCGAGAGGACTTGATATTTTTGCGGCCTGCGGTTTGCTTTCTACAAAAGAACTGATAAAAAGACAAGAAGAAGATTTCTAA
- a CDS encoding oxidoreductase, producing MESQIDQKNKLSTTIVIENKAIAPGVFVLKYKKVKSFTAGQYIGLTTDLSVTPRLYTIASGENDTEVQVLYNLKDDGWLTPRLSEIKPGSELYVTNPDGDFIDDESPAWWIASGTGIAPYAAMFRSGLLKNKTLIHGGRYDHSFYFEKEFIPVLKDNYIRCCSQDKAEGLYHGRLTRYLQDVKKLPENCRFFLCGSPEMVVEVRDLLIKRGVEYERIVAEIYF from the coding sequence ATGGAATCGCAAATAGATCAGAAAAACAAACTTTCAACCACCATAGTAATAGAAAATAAGGCAATCGCTCCCGGAGTGTTTGTTTTAAAATATAAAAAAGTAAAGAGTTTTACTGCCGGACAGTACATTGGATTAACCACCGATTTAAGCGTAACACCACGATTGTACACCATAGCCAGTGGTGAAAACGACACTGAAGTTCAGGTGTTATACAATTTGAAGGATGATGGCTGGTTAACACCAAGACTTAGTGAAATTAAGCCTGGATCAGAACTTTATGTGACAAATCCTGACGGAGATTTTATTGATGATGAATCACCGGCATGGTGGATTGCATCGGGAACAGGAATTGCACCTTATGCGGCAATGTTTCGCTCAGGTTTGCTTAAAAATAAAACCCTTATTCATGGAGGCAGATATGATCATTCTTTCTATTTTGAAAAAGAATTTATTCCTGTTTTAAAAGATAATTACATTCGTTGCTGCTCACAAGATAAAGCTGAGGGTTTGTATCATGGAAGATTAACACGATATTTGCAGGATGTAAAGAAACTACCGGAAAATTGCCGTTTCTTTTTATGCGGCAGTCCTGAAATGGTAGTTGAAGTTCGCGACCTTTTGATTAAACGTGGAGTTGAATACGAAAGAATTGTAGCTGAAATTTACTTTTAA